In one window of Thunnus thynnus chromosome 23, fThuThy2.1, whole genome shotgun sequence DNA:
- the si:ch73-352p4.8 gene encoding cystine/glutamate transporter produces MERKEEDDKKEKKDEEVVHLRREIGLLPAVCFIIGTVVGSGIFIAPKGVLMNSGSVGLSLLVWALCGVLSLFGALCYAELGTSFTKSGGHYTYLLETLGPLPAFLRLWVEFLFIRPAVSSYVALAFGRYVVEPFFAPCAAPTVLIKLVSILGLTFVVAVNCWSVTTASRTQVTLTFIKMFALVLIIIPGIIALAKGKTENFQNGFEVDLLTLDRLPLAFYNGLYAYGGWFYLNFVTEEVINPKRNLPLAIICSMVTVTIFYVLINVAYYTVMTPAELLLSEAVAVTFANRALQGLASVIPILVALSCLGALNGGFFGSPRMLFVGAREGHWPHIFSMIHIRRHTPLPAVLFLYPLVVLMLITGEIYELVNFASFTRWFFIALATLGMLIHRYRFPLHPRPFKVPLAIAVTFTVVCFFIVGLSLYSDPWNTGWSCALTLTGVPVYYLTIYRFRLPQRWRHIFNYCSKQLQILLEVAQQEVKTY; encoded by the exons atggagaggaaagaggaggatgacaagaaggagaagaaagacgAGGAGGTGGTGCACCTGCGGAGAGAGATCGGCCTGCTTCCCGCTGTGTGCTTCATCATCGGTACAGTGGTTGGCAGCGGGATCTTCATCGCACCCAAGGGAGTCCTGATGAACAGTGGCAGTGTGGGGCTCTCTCTGCTGGTGTGGGCGCTGTGTGGGGTCCTCTCCTTGTTTG GGGCCCTGTGCTATGCTGAACTTGGCACCAGTTTTACAAAGTCAGGGGGCCATTACACGTATCTGTTGGAGACACTGGGGCCGCTGCCTGCCTTCTTAAGACTCTGGGTTGAGTTCTTATTCATCAG GCCAGCTGTGTCTTCCTATGTGGCCCTGGCTTTTGGTCGCTATGTGGTGGAACCATTCTTTGCACCTTGTGCTGCTCCCACAGTGCTGATCAAACTGGTCAGCATCCTCGGACTGA CGTTTGTCGTAGCGGTCAACTGCTGGAGCGTGACCACGGCCTCTCGCACTCAGGTCACCTTGACTTTCATTAAGATGTTTGCCCTGGTCCTCATCATCATCCCTGGTATCATCGCACTGGCCAAAG gaaagacagaaaatttCCAGAATGGTTTTGAGGTTGACTTATTAACATTGGACAGGTTGCCGCTTGCCTTCTACAATGGCCTATATGCCTATGGTGGATG gTTTTATCTGAACTTTGTCACAGAAGAGGTCATTAACCCAAAAAG AAACCTCCCGCTGGCAATAATCTGCTCCATGGTGACGGTGACAATCTTCTACGTGCTTATTAACGTGGCCTACTACACCGTGATGACTCccgctgagctgctgctgtctgaagCCGTCGCTGTG ACGTTTGCCAACCGTGCACTCCAGGGTTTGGCTTCTGTGATTCCCATTCTTGTGGCCCTATCCTGCCTTGGAGCACTTAATGGTGGCTTCTTTGGATCACCCAG GATGCTGTTTGTAGGTGCCAGGGAGGGCCACTGGCCACACATCTTCTCCATGATTCACATCCGCAGACATACACCTTTGCCTGCTGTGCTGTTTCTG TACCCCTTGGTGGTGTTGATGTTAATCACCGGAGAAATCTACGAGCTCGTCAACTTTGCCTCCTTCACTCGCTGGTTCTTCATCGCCTTGGCAACCTTGGGGATGCTCATCCATCGATATCGCTTCCCCCTCCACCCAAGACCTTTCAAG GTGCCACTGGCCATTGCAGTCACCTTCACAGTGGTTTGCTTCTTCATCGTGGGTCTGTCTCTTTACTCGGACCCCTGGAACACAGGGTGGAGCTGTGCTCTCACCTTGACCGGTGTCCCAGTTTACTATCTGACCATCTACCGCTTTCGCTTGCCCCAAAGATGGAGACACATCTTCA ACTACTGCAGCAAGCAGTTGCAGATCCTCCTAGAGGTGGCTCAACAGGAAGTCAAGACATACTGA